One window of Trifolium pratense cultivar HEN17-A07 linkage group LG5, ARS_RC_1.1, whole genome shotgun sequence genomic DNA carries:
- the LOC123884100 gene encoding uncharacterized protein LOC123884100, which produces MSKERYIPEGGSASRPPLFTGKNYYIWKNKMQLFLKSQEVGMWRIVTEGDYVPTVTSAEGVISDKPEDAWTTAEQQKVLLNSKAHLFLSCALSMKESERVDECDTAKKVWDTLQVHHEGTSHVKETRIDIGTNKFETFEMIENETIDEMFSRFTTIINELRSLGKTFSTNDRIRKLLRCLPITWRPMVTAITQTKDLKTLPIEDLIGTLKAHEVILQGDKPLKKEKTIALKASQKDISFLEDDSKELESTQEEAEGELALISGKIQRMLRRRDQIRRNFSSGKDMQKNDFDKSQVTCFGCNKLGHYKSECPLNKSPRNFPFKKKSMLATWDDDDEFETNKEEEEANICLMADSENDEVFLFDKTHPYEELETNFDSLLHDSEFLSKQCFLLQKEVSELKEEKKKLQIDILNFEKINKDLIESKEKHVCSSVLSKKIDENVVLKNEIKELRNDLTGFIKSTETFQNIMGSQSQALNKNGLGFNEVKNKIFENVLLPGYSQGAKKKPWFLDSGCSKHMTGDKRCFLSFIKKEGGSVTFGNNNTAQIKGKGIIGNNDSAKIEDVQYVEGLKHNLLSISQLCDSGFEVIFKPNICEV; this is translated from the exons atgtcaaaagaaaGATACATTCCAGAAGGAGGATCTGCTTCAAGACCACCTTTGTTCACTggaaaaaattactatatttggaaaaataaaatgcaattgtttttaaaatctcAAGAAGTAGGAATGTGGCGCATAGTCACAGAAGGAGATTATGTTCCTACTGTAACTTCTGCTGAGGGAGTCATTTCAGACAAACCTGAAGATGCATGGACAACTGCCGAACAACAAAAGGTACTCCTAAACTCTAAAGCTCATTTATTTCTATCCTGTGCTCTAAGCATGAAAGAAAGTGAAAGAGTAGATGAATGTGATACTGCTAAAAAGGTTTGGGACACTTTACAAGTTCACCATGAAGGAACTAGTCAtgtaaaagaaacaagaatAGACATAGGAACTaataaatttgaaacttttgaaATGATTGAAAACGAAACTATTGATGAAATGTTTTCAAGATTTACTACTATCATAAATGAATTAAGATCTCTTGGAAAAACTTTTTCAACTAATGATAGAATTAGAAAACTTTTGAGATGTCTTCCAATCACTTGGAGACCAATGGTTACTGCCATTACTCAAACTAAAGATTTGAAAACACTTCCCATAGAAGATCTTATTGGTActttaaaagctcatgaagtTATTCTTCAAGGAGATAAAcctttaaaaaaggaaaaaaccaTTGCTTTAAAAGCTTCTCAAAAAGATATAAGTTTTTTAGAAGATGACTCTAAGGAATTAGAATCTACCCAAGAAGAGGCAGAAGGAGAACTAGCTCTCATTTCAGGCAAAATCCAACGTATGTTAAGAAGAAGAGATCAAATTAGAAGAAACTTTTCTTCAGGAAAAGATATGCAGAAAAATGACTTTGACAAAAGTCAAGTGACCTGCTTTGGTTGCAACAAACTTGGACATTACAAATCAGAATGTCCCTTAAACAAATCACCCAGAAATTTTCCCTTCAAGAAAAAATCCATGTTAGCTACctgggatgatgatgatgaatttgaaacaaacaaagaagaagaagaagccaaCATCTGTCTAATGGCAGATTCAGAAAATGATGAGGTATTTCTCTTTGATAAAACTCATCCTTATGAAGAATTAGAAACTAATTTTGATAGTTTATTACATGATTCTGAATTCTTATCCAAACAAtgttttttattacaaaaagaagtttctgaactaaaagaagaaaagaaaaaacttcaaattgatattcttaattttgaaaaaattaacaaagactTAATTgagtcaaaagaaaaacatgtttgCTCTAGTGTTTTATCTAAGAAAATAGATGAAAATGTTGtgttgaaaaatgaaataaaagaacTGAGAAATGATCTCACTGGGTTTATAAAATCAACtgaaacttttcaaaacattatGGGATCACAATCTCAAGCTCTTAACAAAAATGGCTTAGGTTTTAATgaagttaaaaacaaaatttttgaaaatgttctttTGCCA GGATACTCTCAAGGTGCAAAGAAAAAGCCATGGTTTTTGGACAGTGGCTGTTCAAAACACATGACAGGAGATAAAAGGtgttttctctccttcatcaaaaaagaaggagggtcagttaCGTTTGGTAATAATAATACTGcacaaataaaaggaaaaggtaTTATAGGTAATAATGATTCTGCAAAAATTGAAGATGTTCAATATGTAGAAGGTCTAAAACATAATTTACTTAGTattagtcaattatgtgatagtggttttgaagttatttttaaaccaaatatttgtgaagtc